DNA sequence from the Sulfurimonas sp. HSL3-7 genome:
GATGATCTCTGTCGAACCGCCGCCGACATCGATAAGTACAAAATGTCTGCTTTCGATCTGCAGGGCTTTGAGCCTTGCCTCAACCGCGATCAGTGTGTAATAGGCCTCATCGTCGGATGAGATGATCGTAAACTCGACACCGCTCTGCTCTTTGATACTTTTGAGGATCTGTTCCGAATTCGATGCCATACGCATCGCATGGGTCGTCACCGCCCGAACGGCATCACTTCGCAAGCCGAGTTCAAGATCTGCCGCTCTAAGTGCCTTGACAACACGTTCAAGTGCCTCTTCGGAAATCTTGCCTGTTTCATGCATCTGATCAGCCGTTTTGACAATACGTTCAAAACTGCGGCCGAACTTTTTTGTGTCGCAGTCATATTCGATGCAGCGACAGCTGTTGGAACCCAAGTCAATCGCTATCATGATATACACCTTTTATGGGAGTCGACGGCAAAAGCCGTCACGGAAGCCGACTTAATGGAATTCGTTGCTCAGATAGCCGTTGTCGTGCAGGACCTTGATGATTTCGCTTTGATGCTCTTTGCCTTTGGTCTCCAGGTGGATGGTCACATTGGCATCACCGTAATCAAGATCGGTCGACGTACGGTCATAGGCGATATGGACAATGTTGGCATTGAGATCTCTGAGCAGACCTGTAAGCTGCATCAGTGAGCCCGGCTTGTCCACCAGTGTCACCGTCAGTTTGATCTTGCGGTTGGACTTGATAAGACCTTTTTCGATAATGACCGACAACAGTGTCACATCGACATTACCGCCGCTCAGTACAACGGCCACTTTCTTACCGGTAAGGTGCGGAAGCTTCTTGTGCAGAAGCGCAGCGATGCCGACCGCACCTGCACCTTCAACCACAAGTTTCTGTTTCTCCAGCAGAAAAAGAATACCGCTTGCGATCTCGTTGTCGTCCACCGTTATGAAGGTGTCGACTGTCTCGAGCATATAGTTCAGTGTGACAGGCGAACAGTCGCGTACGGCGATACCATCGGCGATAGTACGTACCGAAAGTGAATCGATCGGTGTCTTGGCGTCAAAGGAGTTTTTCAGTGCCGGTGCACCGGACGCACTGACGCCGATGACTTCGATCTCCGGGTTGATCCCTTTGACCGCGGCTGCGATACCCGAGATCAGACCGCCGCCTCCGACAGGCACGATGACGGCATCCAGGTCCGATGCCGCTTCGAGTATCTCCAGGGCAACGGTCCCCTGCCCGGCGATGACCTCGTCGTCTTCAAACGGGTGGACAAAGACAAGCCCGTTCTCCTCGCCGTATTTTGTCGCATAGGCGTAGGCCTCATCATAGTTGCTTCCGGCGAGGATCACTTCCGCACCGAAATAACGGACCCCGTTGATCTTGGTCAGTGGGGTCGAGTCAGGCATGACGATGACGGCTTTAATGCCGAAATGCTGGGCCGAGTAGGCAACCCCCTGTGCATGGTTTCCTGCGCTTGCCGCTACGACCCCTTTTGAGCGTTCGGCCTCACTGAGCGATGCGATCTTGTTGAAAGCGCCGCGCAGTTTGAAGGCACCCGTCATCTGCAGGTTCTCTTTTTTCAGGTAAACAGTGACACCGCTCTGCTCGCTTAAAAACGGGGCATAAGAGAAAGGTGTGTGTACGACGACTTCACTAATACGCTTTTGCGCTTGTTTGATCTTTTCTAATGGAAACAATATTCAACCTATCAATTTACGATGTTCGACCATCGAACAGCGGTTCTGGACCACTGTCATTCCGGCATCTTCAGCTTTTTGTGCTGCGGCATTGTTGACAATCCCCTGTTGCGACCAAAAGACTTTGACATCACCACGCGCTATCGCGGCATCAGCGATCGCACCGAGGGCACTCGGTTTACGAAAGATATTGATCATATCCACCTTCTGCGGTATATCAGCCAAAGAGGTATAGACCTTCTCTCCCAATATATCCTCGTTATCTTTCGGGTAGACAGGAATGATCTTGTAGCCTTTGTTTTGAAGGTAACGCGCCACCATGTTGCTGTCTTTACTCTCATCCGGAGAAAGACCTAACACGGCAATTGTCTTGACACTCTCAAATATCTCTTTCACCTGGTCGTCATCGGCATTGACCGTCGGGAATTCGCACTCCATAATTGGCTCCTCGGTATTCTATTGTCGCGATTATAGCATTTTTTCCTGTCCGATACGGTAGAGGGCAAAGTCATACTTGACCGGGTCCTCTTTATCAAAACCCCGCAGCGTCTCTGTCAGTTCGAGGGCGGCTTCAAGGTCATAACTCTTTCGCTGCAGAAGACCGAGTCTTCTCGAGATATTGAAGGTGTGGGTGTCCAGCGGCATGATCAAGTCTTTTTTATCGACCGTTGTCCACAGCCCCATATCGATATTGTCTTTTCGGACCATCCAGCGCAGGTACATCATCCAGCGCTTCATCGCCGAGTTCCCCCTGCTCTTGACAATGGGCTTTCCGACCAGGAAGTCATACCCTCTGCTCTTATAGGTGTTGACTTTTGACATGGCACCGATCAGGGTATTGAGCCCCGTCAATACGTTCTGTTCTTTGCGATATCCTTCATAAAAAAAGGATTCCAGGCTCCCCTCTTTTTTAAGGCGATGCAAGGTTCTGAATATCTCAATGACATCCTGGCTGTTTTGAAAACGGTAATAGTAGGCTGAGAGAGCTTTTCCGATCTCGCTCTCCGAGCTTTCGAGCAGAGAGAGGTCCAGGGAATAGAGAAATTTAATGATGCTGTCAGCCCTGCCGTAGCCAAAAAGAGCACAGATCAGTGCACGGTACTCCTCTCTGTGTTCGCGGGCCGGCATGATGGGGTCGGGACGGCTCGAATGCAGTTCATCGAGGGAATTGCGTTTAGCGACTTCCAAATCCAAGCGCATCTTGACTGTTTGAAGACGGTTATTCAAGGGAGCTCTTCATACGTTCTACTTCCTGACGGCAAGTCGGTCAAAGCTTAAACGACTCTCCGAGATAGTGTTTACGGACATCTTCGTTTTGGCCGATCTCGTCGCTTGTTCCCGAGGCCAACAGCGAACCGCTTTTGATGACATAGGCACGGTCGCATACGTCCAGAGTCTCGCGCACGTTGTGGTCGGTGATCAAAACGCCGATATCATATTGGACCAGCTGATGGATGACCTCCTGAATATCGCTGACCGCCAGCGGGTCAACCCCGGCGAACGGCTCGTCCAACAGTAAAAACCGCGGCGAATTGATCAGTGCACGGGCGATCTCCGCGCGGCGGCGTTCACCCCCGGAGAGGGAGATCCCTTTACGGTAGCGGATCGGTTCGATGTTGAACATGTCCAGCAGCTCTTCAATCCGTTCGTACTGCGCTTTTTCATCTTTGATGTTGACCTGGGCCGCAACCATCAGGTTCTCTTCCACCGTCAGGTCTTTGAAGATCGACGCTTCCTGCGGCAGATAGCCGATCCCTTTGACCGCACGCTGGTGCAGCGGCATATGGGAGATGTCTTCGCCGTCAAGAAAGACCTCGCCGCTTGTCATCTCGACAAGCCCGCAGATCATATAGAAGCTGGTCGTCTTCCCCGCACCGTTTGGACCGAGCAGTCCGACGACCTCGCCCGAATTAACCTCAAGCGACATGCCGCGGACGATCTCCGTCCCCTTTATCGTCTTGACAAGATCTTTGGCTATTAACTTATGCATCCTCTATCCTATAGGTTCGTCTGTTCTTATCTGCTTTATCGATTACCACGGTAATCATCGGTATCCCTGCCGTTTTTAAAAGTCGTGCAAGCGACTCATCACCCCATTCGACGAGATGGTATCCTTCGCGTTCCAGCTCCTCAAGCATACCCAAAGAGAGAAAATGGTCCATCCCCTGATTGTAGATATCGTAATGGAACAGCCTGTCGCCGTAACACTGCTGCAAAGAGAACGTCGGCGATGTTACCGCTTCACTCAGCCCCAGATGTTTTGCAAAGGCCTGTGTGAGTGTTGTCTTTCCGGCAGCCAGGTCACCCCTCAGTATGACAACCCCGCCTTCGGGCAGCAGATCGACGATAGCCTGACAGACATCCTGCAGCTGTTCAAGGGAGCATGTTAACTCGGTCACAGTTTCTGGCTCACTTTAATGATCTCTTCGAGTTTTGCCTTTGCTTTTCCGCTGAGCAGCGCTTCGCTAGCCATCTCCAGCCCATCCTGGATATCGCGTGCTTTGCCGTCGACGATAAAGGCGTTTGCCGCATTGATCATGACGATATCGCGCTGCGCTGTCGTCGCACGATTATTGAAAATGTTGTGCAGGATCTGCGCGTTCTCTTTAGCATCACCGCCGACGATCGTCTCAAGCGGCTGGCGTTCTATGCCGTACGCAGTCGGATCGATCTCGTACTCGTTGATCCCCTCTTCCGACAGACGCGCCGCATAGGTGATATCAGAGATACTGATCTCATCCATATGCTCTTTGGAACTGACAACGATCGCCGACTTGACATTGTTGATCTGAAGGGCTTTGGCGATCTTGGGAACGAACGACCTGTCGAACACGCCCAGCATGATCTTCTGGACACCGGCGGGATTCGTCAACGGGCCAAGGACATTGAAGACCGTCTTTTCGCTGATGGTCTTGCGTATCGGCATAATGAACTTCATCGCAGGGTGATGGTTTTGAGCAAACATAAAAGTGAAGCCGCACTCTTCAAGCAGCCGTGCACTCTGTTCTATACTGAGGTCCAGACGCACACCGAGCGATTCAAACATATCGGCACTGCCCGATTTTGACGTAACGGAGCGGCTGCCGTGTTTGGCCACATAAGAGCCCATCGACGCGCAGAGCAGCGCGACAGTCGAAGAGATGTTGAAACTTCCGATCTTGTCGCCGCCCGTACCCACGATATCAAGCAGTTTAGGACGCAGCTCCTCGGCTACCGGCAGCGCAACAGCATGGGAGCGCATCACCGCGGCTGCGGCTGCCAGCGCATCCACCGATGTCTCACTGTCAAGTTTCATCGAGACCAGGAAGTCCCGCATCTGTTCATCACTCATCTCATGGTTAAAGAGTGAGGTAAAAGCGCTGAAAGCCTCTTCATAGTTCATGAAAGCTCCTTGATATATTTCTCTTGTTCCGACTTGGGTGTCGATTTTGTCGTCGGTATCGCCAGGACCTCATAACGCTTGGCCCCTTTAAGATAGGCGATCGTGATAATATTGCCTATCTCTACGTTTTTGCTTGCTTTGACGGCTTTATCATTAATATAAACAACGCCCGAACTGATCATATCCTGAGCCACGCTCCGGCGTTTGGTAATGTTGACAGCATTTAAATATTTGTCTATTCGCATTTTTCTTACTTTTTAAACACTTCTGTTCACTATAAAGCGTATGGATTTTGTACCGGTATTGTAGAAAAAGTGAGCTAAAAAGGATGTGAAAGAGGAACCCAATCACAGACTATTTACTTTTGTCGTCAGGACTTCCATTGTCTTGTAGAGTGTTTTTTTATACGTATCGAGAAATTTTGGCATGCTGGTACTCGATAAACTTGACTCATTGATCTTTTTGGCAGCGCTGGCAAGTGCATATACCCCGATATTGGCACTGACCCCTTTAATATCGAGGCTCAAAGCTTTGAGCTTTGCACTCTCTTTTTGGACATGATACTGCTCAAGCATCTTGTCCGAATCCCCGTAGAGTTTTATGAACTCATTGACGATCTCTTTATAGAGCGCTTTGTCGCCGCCGACGCGCTCTAACCCCTCTTCAAAAAGGTAGAGCCTGTCCGGCAGTGAGGTGTCAACCGGCTCTTCCAGAAGCGGATGGAACTCAAGATACTTGCTGAAAACAGAGTAGATCGAATGCACTTTGATCGGTTTTTCAAGGCGGTCATCCATGCCGCATGCTTTCATCTCTGCGATCTCTTCTGGCATCGTGTTGCCGGAGAGAGCGACTATCGGAATATGTGCCGTATGTGTCGATGCCTTCAGCCGTTCGGTTGCCTCGTATCCGTCCATGACCGGCATATTGACATCCATTAAGATAAGATCATACTCTTTGTCTTTGACCATCTCAAGAGCCGTCTTACCGTGCTCTGCCATATCAATATGGATCCCGCTGTCTTTCAACAGGCTCGACAGAACTTTCTGGTTAATAATATTGTCTTCGGCCAGAAGGATATTTGCCCC
Encoded proteins:
- the ilvA gene encoding threonine ammonia-lyase; the encoded protein is MFPLEKIKQAQKRISEVVVHTPFSYAPFLSEQSGVTVYLKKENLQMTGAFKLRGAFNKIASLSEAERSKGVVAASAGNHAQGVAYSAQHFGIKAVIVMPDSTPLTKINGVRYFGAEVILAGSNYDEAYAYATKYGEENGLVFVHPFEDDEVIAGQGTVALEILEAASDLDAVIVPVGGGGLISGIAAAVKGINPEIEVIGVSASGAPALKNSFDAKTPIDSLSVRTIADGIAVRDCSPVTLNYMLETVDTFITVDDNEIASGILFLLEKQKLVVEGAGAVGIAALLHKKLPHLTGKKVAVVLSGGNVDVTLLSVIIEKGLIKSNRKIKLTVTLVDKPGSLMQLTGLLRDLNANIVHIAYDRTSTDLDYGDANVTIHLETKGKEHQSEIIKVLHDNGYLSNEFH
- a CDS encoding CoA-binding protein; this translates as MECEFPTVNADDDQVKEIFESVKTIAVLGLSPDESKDSNMVARYLQNKGYKIIPVYPKDNEDILGEKVYTSLADIPQKVDMINIFRKPSALGAIADAAIARGDVKVFWSQQGIVNNAAAQKAEDAGMTVVQNRCSMVEHRKLIG
- a CDS encoding TIGR02757 family protein: MNNRLQTVKMRLDLEVAKRNSLDELHSSRPDPIMPAREHREEYRALICALFGYGRADSIIKFLYSLDLSLLESSESEIGKALSAYYYRFQNSQDVIEIFRTLHRLKKEGSLESFFYEGYRKEQNVLTGLNTLIGAMSKVNTYKSRGYDFLVGKPIVKSRGNSAMKRWMMYLRWMVRKDNIDMGLWTTVDKKDLIMPLDTHTFNISRRLGLLQRKSYDLEAALELTETLRGFDKEDPVKYDFALYRIGQEKML
- the lptB gene encoding LPS export ABC transporter ATP-binding protein, with protein sequence MHKLIAKDLVKTIKGTEIVRGMSLEVNSGEVVGLLGPNGAGKTTSFYMICGLVEMTSGEVFLDGEDISHMPLHQRAVKGIGYLPQEASIFKDLTVEENLMVAAQVNIKDEKAQYERIEELLDMFNIEPIRYRKGISLSGGERRRAEIARALINSPRFLLLDEPFAGVDPLAVSDIQEVIHQLVQYDIGVLITDHNVRETLDVCDRAYVIKSGSLLASGTSDEIGQNEDVRKHYLGESFKL
- the tsaE gene encoding tRNA (adenosine(37)-N6)-threonylcarbamoyltransferase complex ATPase subunit type 1 TsaE; amino-acid sequence: MTELTCSLEQLQDVCQAIVDLLPEGGVVILRGDLAAGKTTLTQAFAKHLGLSEAVTSPTFSLQQCYGDRLFHYDIYNQGMDHFLSLGMLEELEREGYHLVEWGDESLARLLKTAGIPMITVVIDKADKNRRTYRIEDA
- the trpD gene encoding anthranilate phosphoribosyltransferase — encoded protein: MNYEEAFSAFTSLFNHEMSDEQMRDFLVSMKLDSETSVDALAAAAAVMRSHAVALPVAEELRPKLLDIVGTGGDKIGSFNISSTVALLCASMGSYVAKHGSRSVTSKSGSADMFESLGVRLDLSIEQSARLLEECGFTFMFAQNHHPAMKFIMPIRKTISEKTVFNVLGPLTNPAGVQKIMLGVFDRSFVPKIAKALQINNVKSAIVVSSKEHMDEISISDITYAARLSEEGINEYEIDPTAYGIERQPLETIVGGDAKENAQILHNIFNNRATTAQRDIVMINAANAFIVDGKARDIQDGLEMASEALLSGKAKAKLEEIIKVSQKL
- a CDS encoding RNA-binding S4 domain-containing protein; this translates as MRIDKYLNAVNITKRRSVAQDMISSGVVYINDKAVKASKNVEIGNIITIAYLKGAKRYEVLAIPTTKSTPKSEQEKYIKELS